One Myxococcales bacterium DNA segment encodes these proteins:
- a CDS encoding MGMT family protein has product MATTGHAQFATAIGTCGIAWNDCGLTRVLLPGKGLAAALSRDGGTSREAPPSVERVIAAIERLLAGVPEDLTFAALDLTDVPPFHTRVYELARHIRPGTTMTYGEVARALGDAGAARAVGQALGRNPFPIVVPCHRVVAARGRLGGFSAPGGADTKLRMLAIEGVAPATLPLFGR; this is encoded by the coding sequence ATGGCCACGACGGGGCACGCACAATTCGCGACGGCCATTGGAACCTGCGGCATCGCGTGGAACGACTGCGGGCTCACGCGCGTGCTTCTGCCGGGGAAGGGCCTGGCAGCCGCGCTCTCGCGCGACGGTGGGACGTCCCGCGAGGCGCCGCCGTCCGTCGAGAGGGTCATCGCGGCCATCGAGCGCCTTCTGGCCGGCGTGCCCGAGGACCTCACGTTCGCCGCCCTCGACCTCACAGACGTGCCCCCCTTCCACACGCGTGTCTACGAGCTGGCGCGCCACATTCGTCCGGGCACGACGATGACCTACGGTGAAGTCGCCCGCGCCCTCGGCGACGCCGGCGCGGCCCGCGCCGTCGGCCAAGCGCTCGGAAGAAATCCGTTTCCTATCGTCGTGCCCTGCCATCGCGTCGTCGCCGCGCGAGGTCGCCTGGGCGGGTTCTCCGCGCCGGGGGGCGCCGACACGAAGCTGCGCATGCTCGCCATCGAAGGCGTCGCGCCGGCTACGTTGCCGCTCTTCGGCCGCTAG
- a CDS encoding serine/threonine protein phosphatase has translation MMFSKDPTEAEQQMNAVIFYLTTFGYVDGDFDAKEKEFVRQTIGKLVRDRADAAMKGASPQARDEIAQKFTKHFHEVFEGVDTRIRELFSEPVSKDEDPKKFVLSRLKLRCFEIFKGFPRENQDQLMSVVDELIMADGEAHPAELEFRGELAALLEEDLGIELDEDGEAAPPVRVDGPAELPKAKIVHPFFAPSELHYSRDPEVIKEQIGADLTLIEKTLASLDALREKGQGTLAGKKTVADISPGPLVLDSHTYVMMPAPGARFELTVLGDLHGCYSVLKATILQTKFFDRVEAYRRSPKTEPYPLLVLLGDYIDRGLFSLNGVLRAVMSLFVAAPEHVVVLRGNHEYYVEFKGQVYGGVKPAESINTLKPHVSLDVFRKYAQLFETMPNVFLFDKLFFVHGGIPRDRSIKEKWTDLSSLNDPDLRFQMMWSDPSTADVVPAALQDASARFAFGRHQLRSFMQRVGTHTVVRGHEKTNAGFEQVIKEKDAQLFTLFSAGGPDNEDLPADSSYRTVTPMALTIRLGPDGTTFTPFAPDYKTFNAPEFNAFFRQQPEIEHRAD, from the coding sequence ATGATGTTCAGCAAAGACCCCACCGAAGCGGAACAGCAGATGAACGCCGTCATTTTCTACCTCACGACCTTCGGGTACGTGGACGGTGACTTCGACGCGAAGGAGAAGGAGTTCGTCCGGCAGACCATCGGCAAGCTCGTGCGCGACCGCGCCGATGCCGCCATGAAGGGGGCCTCGCCGCAGGCGCGCGACGAGATCGCGCAGAAGTTCACCAAGCACTTTCACGAAGTCTTCGAGGGCGTCGACACGCGCATCCGCGAGCTCTTCAGCGAGCCGGTGTCGAAGGACGAAGACCCGAAGAAGTTTGTCCTCAGTCGGCTGAAGCTGCGGTGCTTCGAGATCTTCAAGGGCTTCCCGCGGGAGAACCAGGATCAGCTCATGAGCGTCGTCGACGAGCTCATCATGGCCGACGGCGAGGCCCACCCCGCGGAGCTGGAGTTCCGCGGTGAGCTGGCAGCGCTCCTCGAAGAAGATCTCGGCATCGAGCTCGACGAGGACGGCGAAGCGGCGCCGCCGGTCCGCGTCGATGGCCCCGCCGAGCTACCGAAGGCAAAGATCGTGCATCCGTTCTTTGCCCCCAGCGAGCTTCACTATTCGCGAGACCCGGAGGTCATCAAGGAGCAGATCGGGGCCGACCTCACGCTCATCGAGAAGACGCTCGCCTCCCTCGACGCGCTCCGCGAAAAGGGGCAAGGCACGCTCGCCGGCAAGAAGACCGTCGCGGACATTTCGCCGGGGCCGCTTGTCTTGGACAGTCACACGTACGTGATGATGCCGGCGCCGGGGGCGCGCTTCGAGCTCACCGTCTTGGGCGACTTGCACGGGTGTTACAGCGTGCTCAAGGCGACCATTCTGCAGACCAAGTTCTTCGATCGCGTCGAGGCCTATCGCCGCTCCCCAAAGACCGAGCCCTACCCGCTGCTCGTCCTCTTGGGCGATTACATCGACCGCGGACTCTTCAGCCTGAACGGCGTCCTGCGGGCCGTCATGTCGCTCTTCGTGGCGGCGCCGGAGCACGTGGTCGTGCTCCGCGGAAACCACGAGTACTACGTGGAGTTCAAGGGTCAGGTTTATGGCGGCGTGAAGCCGGCCGAGTCCATCAACACGCTCAAGCCACACGTCTCGCTGGACGTCTTTCGCAAGTACGCCCAACTCTTCGAGACGATGCCGAACGTATTCTTGTTCGACAAGCTCTTCTTCGTGCACGGCGGCATCCCGCGCGACCGCAGCATCAAGGAGAAGTGGACCGACCTCTCGAGCCTCAACGACCCGGACCTCCGCTTTCAAATGATGTGGAGCGACCCGAGCACCGCCGACGTGGTACCGGCAGCGTTGCAGGACGCCTCGGCGCGCTTCGCCTTCGGGCGCCACCAGCTGCGCTCGTTCATGCAACGCGTCGGCACCCACACCGTCGTCCGCGGCCACGAGAAGACCAACGCGGGCTTCGAGCAGGTCATCAAGGAGAAGGACGCGCAGCTTTTTACCTTGTTCTCAGCGGGGGGCCCCGACAACGAGGATCTGCCGGCCGACAGCAGCTACCGCACCGTAACCCCCATGGCGCTCACGATCCGGCTCGGTCCCGACGGCACGACGTTCACGCCGTTCGCCCCCGACTACAAGACGTTCAACGCGCCCGAGTTCAACGCGTTCTTCCGTCAGCAGCCGGAGATCGAACACCGCGCCGACTGA
- a CDS encoding putative metal-binding motif-containing protein, with product MRGLGWLALSALGVAAACGAGADPDAEEASAFDGGAVDGAASASDGDLTDAAALDADADAGVVVDAAVAEAGSDVGPVPADATEASPDAMSDAADGGACIDVDGDGFGVGVGCLGADCNDSDPLVNPAMAELADDGRDNDCSDGDLVAATANGIYVDGASASCSDTALTRGTKAKPYCSLEMAVIEAYQATGVGDPVGRSLFVAKGLYPRVVGFPKSTRLYGGYDSATWSYDPLVNETVIGGAVTLEDSDSRACRVGAGCGNGCACIDWDSWMSINASANAVVQGFTFKEGVRAGKPLFAVVVNSSGRVVLAHNSVRAGSGAQTITVSIKPTATNVWLLHNRIHGGAPQTSTVFAVNNLGNATLFGNVIDMGVGVAGQYGAAVQNYGTMRLVANVLNPGDTGGDALASYGLINQTTAGSAGTAHAAHNVVFGGAGTGASRGILSNSPLTLVNNVIGDRTSVPIAWARRPATDAIALDVGFASTTTLEHNLFVQTSYPDEPSPPNVLAGRFLMAHSLATTTKLSSLTDVNACAWTGCLAAAQNILGAPLFLDAANNFHIAAGSPAEGKGKDSAPYVSGGLGRVDVDRALRPAFAPDIGIDERP from the coding sequence ATGCGAGGACTCGGTTGGCTCGCCCTGTCGGCGTTGGGAGTGGCGGCGGCATGCGGCGCAGGCGCCGACCCGGACGCCGAAGAAGCGAGCGCTTTCGATGGCGGGGCCGTTGACGGCGCAGCGAGCGCTAGCGACGGAGACCTGACAGACGCTGCCGCCCTCGACGCCGACGCCGACGCCGGCGTCGTGGTGGACGCCGCGGTCGCAGAAGCCGGCTCCGACGTCGGCCCTGTTCCCGCCGACGCCACCGAAGCGTCGCCTGATGCGATGTCTGACGCGGCCGATGGTGGCGCTTGCATCGATGTCGACGGCGACGGCTTTGGGGTCGGCGTCGGGTGTTTGGGTGCGGATTGCAACGATAGCGACCCGCTGGTGAATCCAGCCATGGCTGAGCTGGCCGACGACGGTCGCGACAACGATTGTTCGGACGGCGACCTCGTCGCGGCCACCGCCAACGGGATCTACGTCGATGGAGCGTCGGCGAGCTGCTCGGACACCGCGCTGACTCGCGGGACGAAGGCGAAGCCCTATTGCTCCCTTGAGATGGCCGTCATCGAGGCCTACCAGGCGACCGGCGTCGGTGATCCCGTCGGGCGCTCGCTCTTCGTTGCCAAAGGCCTCTACCCACGGGTCGTCGGCTTCCCGAAGTCGACGAGGCTGTACGGCGGCTACGACAGCGCAACGTGGTCCTACGACCCGTTGGTCAACGAGACCGTCATCGGTGGCGCGGTGACGCTCGAGGACTCGGATTCAAGAGCCTGCCGCGTCGGCGCCGGTTGCGGCAACGGGTGCGCCTGCATCGACTGGGACTCTTGGATGAGCATCAACGCTTCCGCCAACGCCGTGGTGCAGGGCTTCACCTTCAAGGAGGGCGTGAGGGCTGGCAAGCCCCTCTTCGCGGTCGTCGTCAACTCCAGCGGTCGCGTCGTTCTGGCGCACAACTCGGTTCGCGCCGGCAGCGGCGCCCAGACCATCACCGTCAGCATCAAGCCGACGGCGACCAACGTGTGGTTGCTGCACAACCGCATTCACGGCGGGGCACCGCAGACGAGCACCGTCTTTGCGGTGAACAACCTGGGCAACGCCACGCTCTTTGGCAACGTCATCGACATGGGGGTCGGCGTCGCCGGGCAATACGGCGCAGCCGTGCAGAACTACGGGACCATGCGTCTCGTGGCCAACGTGCTCAACCCTGGCGACACCGGAGGCGACGCCCTCGCGAGCTACGGGCTTATCAACCAGACGACGGCCGGCTCGGCGGGCACCGCCCACGCGGCCCACAACGTGGTCTTCGGAGGTGCCGGCACTGGCGCCTCCCGAGGGATCCTCTCGAATTCACCGCTTACGCTCGTCAACAACGTCATCGGCGACCGCACGAGCGTGCCCATCGCGTGGGCGCGCCGCCCAGCCACCGACGCCATCGCCCTCGACGTGGGCTTCGCGTCGACGACGACGCTGGAGCACAACCTCTTCGTCCAAACGAGCTACCCCGACGAACCCTCGCCGCCGAACGTCCTGGCGGGGCGCTTTCTCATGGCGCACAGCTTGGCGACGACCACGAAGCTCAGCTCGCTCACCGACGTGAACGCGTGCGCGTGGACCGGTTGCCTGGCCGCTGCGCAAAACATCCTCGGCGCTCCGCTCTTCCTTGACGCGGCCAACAACTTTCACATCGCTGCCGGCAGCCCCGCCGAAGGGAAGGGGAAGGACTCGGCGCCCTACGTCAGCGGTGGTCTCGGTCGCGTGGACGTCGACCGGGCGCTTCGGCCCGCGTTCGCACCTGACATCGGCATCGACGAGAGGCCCTGA